The Desulfobacterales bacterium genome contains the following window.
GAAGACATCATGGAACTCGTTCCGATCCCCGGCATGTCTCCCGGCATCGCACTGGTTGTGAGTGAATCCAAAACAGAAAAGGTGCTGGTGCATGTGGCCCCATCCTGGTTTCTGAGCATCAGGCGAGTTGGACTCAAAAAGGGAGACAGGGTCAAAGTCAGGGGCGTGTGGGCTGATATCAACGGAAAAGAAGTTTTTATGGCATCAAAGATAACAAAGGGAGACGATTTTGCCTTAAAAGTACGCCTTACCAAGGACGGAACACCCTTCTGGACCATGAGTTCGGAGCAATTGGCTAAGGAAAGAGCCGCCAACTGATTTAAAGGGGCATGTTTTTTTGATGTCCCATTGCCCTGATATTCAATTAAAAGCTGGATTCTTTTTTGACTGACACCCTGGCAAAATCGGGAGTTATTCGATTAAATGAAGATATCGATCGTTGTCCCTGCGTTCAATGCTCAACAAACATTGCCAGGATTGCTGGAATCGATATCCAATCAGATATATAAAAATTTTGAACTGATTATTGTAGACGATGGCTCTACAGATACCACGGCAAGAATAGCAAATTCAGCCCAATGTAAACTCATTCGCTTGCAGGGAAATCATGGCCCTGCCTATTGCCGCAACCTGGGAGCCAGAAAGGCCTCCGGAGAGATCATCGCCTTTACGGACAGTGACTGCAGGATAAGCCCCGATTGGCTTGCCAACATAAACCGGCATTTCAGCGGCAATGATTTTCAGGCACTCATGGGAAAACTGGTTTTATTGCCGTCTTCAACGCTCGGAAATTCCATTTCAGCACTCGGATTTCCCGCTGGAGGAAGCGTCGGTTTTGACAAAATCTGGAAAGTAGATAATAAAGGGTTCACCAAAAGCTTGAGCACCTGCAACTGTGCTGTAGTAAAAGATACGTTTGATCGCATCGGCGGATTTGACGAATCTTTCCCCTACCCCGGTGGCGAGGACAGCCTGCTGGCCTACCGGTTGGATCAGTCCGGCCACAAAATAAAATACTGTAAAGACGTTATCGCCTACCACCCCGCACGGGATTCTTTGCAAGGCTTTTTAAAATGGCAGTACAAAAGAGGTATCAGCAGTTATATTTTTGCAAAAAAAGTTGTTCGTAAAAAAGGGTTTTTATCATTAAGGATCTGGTCTACTGTAAATATCATCAGACACAACTGTCTTGATTATAAATTCCCGCTGATTTTCTTATTGCTGTGCAGCGGCTACCTGGCACAAATTCTTGGACTTTTGTCTGCCCGACTGAACAAGGAATATTATGCAAGTCTTGATCATTAATCCCCCCTGGCCCGGAAAAGGTTACGGGACAAGATCTCAGAACAGAATTATCAAACAACGAAGCGACAAGTACCTGCAATATCCCATCTTCCTTGCATACAGCGCCGCCCAGTTAAAAGATGCCGGTCACCGTGTGGCTTATATCGATTCTGTCATACAGGATTTGGATATGAGTAAAACACTTGAACTTTCTCAATCGATAAAACCGGACGCTATTTTTATGGAGACGACGACCCCCTCCATCCTGGCCGATTACGAGAGCCTGACTGCGTTGAAAGCGGCAACGAGCGCCAGGATAATCGTCGGCGGCCCCCATGCCACCTATTTTCACAAAGAAGTAATAGCGGATTGTGACGCAATCGATGTGGTTGTCCGGCACGAATTTGACACCAAAATCGCTTCGGTGGTTTCAAACCTGGACAATTTAAAGGAAATCGACGGCATTACTTACCGAAACGGCTCGGAAATAATCGATAACGGTGATGGTCGGCCGGCGGA
Protein-coding sequences here:
- a CDS encoding glycosyltransferase, with translation MKISIVVPAFNAQQTLPGLLESISNQIYKNFELIIVDDGSTDTTARIANSAQCKLIRLQGNHGPAYCRNLGARKASGEIIAFTDSDCRISPDWLANINRHFSGNDFQALMGKLVLLPSSTLGNSISALGFPAGGSVGFDKIWKVDNKGFTKSLSTCNCAVVKDTFDRIGGFDESFPYPGGEDSLLAYRLDQSGHKIKYCKDVIAYHPARDSLQGFLKWQYKRGISSYIFAKKVVRKKGFLSLRIWSTVNIIRHNCLDYKFPLIFLLLCSGYLAQILGLLSARLNKEYYASLDH